The Bacteroidota bacterium genomic sequence ATCCATTTACACTCAAAGATGCTCATAGCAAAATTCCTGATGAGTTAAACAATAAGAATAACGTGCCCATTTTGATTTCTCAGGGAACAATATTTCCAGAAGGAAGGATGTTTAGCCTACTGATAAAAGGAATTCCAATTGATCAGGAAATACTTCAAATACCAACAGGAGATTTTCAATTAGAAGAGGGAATAATTCCTGTCATCATTGGAAAATACATGGCCAAAACTGCAAAACTGAAAGAGAATGATTATGTAAAATTACAGTGGCGCGACAAAGGAGGAACTTTTGATGCTCTTGATGTGAAGGTTGTTAAGGTTTTTGACTGTAATGTTCCTTCCATCGATAATGCACAAATGTGGTTGCCATTATCTATCCTTCAGGAGATGAAAGGATTGGAAGGAGAAGCAAGCATTATTGTATATGGCGAGGAAAGTGAATCTCGTAAAGAATATACCGGCTGGGTTTTTAATGATCATGATGCTTTGCTTGCTGATATTCAGGAAATGGTTAAATCCAAAAAAAGTGGTGCATCTGTTATTTATTTAATTCTATTACTTATTGCATTGCTTGCCATTTTTGACACGCAGATACTATCAATATTCAGACGACAAAAAGAAATTGGAACCTACATCGCCATGGGCATGACTCGCAGGCAAGTAGTTGGTTTATTTACAGTTGAGGGAGGAACTCACAGTATTCTGGCTGTTTTAATGGGTGCTGTTTATGGTATTCCTCTCTTTATTTACATGGCAAAAAAGGGAATTGCAATGCCTATATCTACTGAAGAATTTGGAATAGCAATGGCTGAAAGGATGTTTTCAACCTATAGTCCTGCATTAGTTGTAGGCACTATTTTATTTATTGTAATTGCTGCAACAGTTGTGAGTTATTTACCTGCTCGAAAAATTTCTAAACTAAATCCAACTGACGCTTTAAAAGGAAAAGTACAATGATAAAGTTTTTGATAAGAGGAGTATTGAAAGACAAGAACAGAAGCTTGTTCCCTGTGCTTATTGTATCCATAGGTGTCTTTCTTACAGTATTTCTAAGCTGTTGGCTTGGAGGTGTTATGGGTGATGCTATTGATTTAATGGCAAAGTTCACAACCGGACATGTTAAAGTAATGTCGAAATCTTATGCTGAAAATGAGAACCAAATGCCCAATGATTTGGCTTTAGCTGATGTGAGTGAATTAATGAAAAAACTGAAAGCTGATTATCCAGACATGCAATGGGCGGAAAGAATTCGCTTTGGTGGATTACTTGATGTGCCAGATGAAAATGATGAGACAAAAAACCAGGGCCCTGCAGTTGGATTAGCCATAGACATGCTTTCGGATAAATCAGCTGAAATAGAAAGACTAAATATCTCCGGAGCTATACAACGAGGGAAAATCCCATCAAAAAGGAATGAAGCGCTG encodes the following:
- a CDS encoding FtsX-like permease family protein translates to MLAFKLAFKNLIGAGLRTWLTVFVLSISFVLIIFYNGMMDGWNLQATNDTIDWEIGQGQYLHENYDKYDPFTLKDAHSKIPDELNNKNNVPILISQGTIFPEGRMFSLLIKGIPIDQEILQIPTGDFQLEEGIIPVIIGKYMAKTAKLKENDYVKLQWRDKGGTFDALDVKVVKVFDCNVPSIDNAQMWLPLSILQEMKGLEGEASIIVYGEESESRKEYTGWVFNDHDALLADIQEMVKSKKSGASVIYLILLLIALLAIFDTQILSIFRRQKEIGTYIAMGMTRRQVVGLFTVEGGTHSILAVLMGAVYGIPLFIYMAKKGIAMPISTEEFGIAMAERMFSTYSPALVVGTILFIVIAATVVSYLPARKISKLNPTDALKGKVQ